The genomic interval GGCCAGCTAGCCGTGTGAGGGAACTGATCAGCAGGAAGGGAAACCTGGAGCAGAGAGGGGCAGCAGCACAGGTCCAGGTCCCACTGGGGCTGGGCAAGGAGTGTCTATGGAAAAGCGGAAGATACAGGCTCTGCAGAGGGAGAAGGCCCGGTGAGGGCTCGCGCACAGTCTCTGGTTCCCTGTTGTATGTGGACCGAGTGGAATGCAGAGTCCTTGTCTGACATGGGGCTCTTGCTGGCAGTTGTCTTTCCTCCTGCCTTTTGTGAAAAGAGGGGTGACAGGCGTGGGGATGAGTTCCTGTGGCTGTGGTCGCATTCAAGTGGCCTGTGCGACACTCAGGTAGACATTCGCtctgccctcttcctccttcccgcCACTCTCCCACTGTCCATCTTCCGGTCCCGCCCcttgcccccagcccccagccctggcctgTGGGCTGGTAGACTCCCTGGTAAAGGTAAAGGAATTGTAAAGGTACCCCCTATTTGGTTTGGCCCCCAGAGTCTTCCATCTTCTTAGCTCCGTCCCCCAGATTGCCAGCGGCAGGCTCTGCAcagagccagtgtgcccagcagATGGTGGGCACCTGAAGGGACGAACACAGAAGCACTGCAGCCTGAGGTGGACGCAGATGCTTCAATCAAGATTCACAGAAGGCTCTGGGTAGCTTGGTGACCAGACGCCCCTGTAGACCACCTCCTGCACTACTGGCTCTTGAGAACCAAGTCCCAAGGATAGCCGGCCTCGCTGAGTGCCTGCGACACAGGCCTGGACATAGAGCCGGTCTCTGTCTGCGTTTCTCCCCACCTGGCTGCCTCCTGGCTGGCTGGCCCTGGACGGGCTCCTTACAGCCTCCACAGGTTGAGAGGGAGCAATGTCTGCCCCCGAACCAGGAAGGGCTTCTCTGCTGTGTACCACAATGTCAGAGGGCCCAGGCTTTGCATAGCCAAATGCGGGGCCCTCCCATCTCTGCCACGGAGAGCCCGTGGCTCCCTCCTACCTTCCTACCAGGCAGGGCCAAAATTTCCAAGTCTGCGGATTCCGGCCACTTCCCCACTGGCTGCAGCCTGCTCTAACTGCCCAGAAGCCTCCTTCCCCCACTGCCTCTTTGATTCTGCCTCTGAGGGTTCCAGGCCCTCCTCACCAGAGACGGAGTCTGCTGGTGCAGTTCTTGGCTGGCACCATCCTTGAGATTGGGCTTTGCAGCGTGCGCACTGCAACGAGTAAATTTCTGTTTGGCACAGGTCACACCCCGTTCATGGTATTTTGGTATCGCAGCCCACTTGTACAGAGACGGCCTGATGCACGTTGGAGCCTTTGCCTTTACTTACCAGTTTTCAAATAGAAGCGTTGACGCCCCAGCGTTTTCGAAAAGTGAGCagatgttgtttttcttttctcgtCGCTTTGACCTTGTGGATTCAGACCCATTTACGTGTTTTAATCGGTTTCCGTTGTTATTCTTACTGATGCTGAAACGGCCTCATCTGTGGCCAGTGGGAGcccctttgggttggttcccaagACCTTTTAACGCCAGCCCGGCAGACTTTGAGCTTCCTCATCTTGTGGTACGCTCATTTCCCCGAGGAGTCCTGTTGGTTTTGTGAGAAGTTGTTTTCCTAAGCAAACAGTGGAATTTCAAGAACAATCTGGGTGCCATGGAGGCTGACTGCTGCTGATTTGATCATGATTTCTGGACCTCCTCAGCGCCCAGCGCTGGGAATTAATTACACACAAATACGCGCACGTGTACGTGTGCACATTGAAGATAAAAGATTATGTCTCATAATCTATAGATATGATAATTCCAACAACATCCACGACCACACAGCGAGCTTATCTATTTTACAGATGCTTATATATGCATCAGAATACAACATACTCATCTGTTGTATCCCACACTATATACACCAAGCATTCTCACCTGAAACTCTAAAACTCTTCggagaaaacataggggaaaggCTTCGGGACATTGCTCTGGGTAAAGATTTTGCGAATgagaccccaaaagcacaggccaccaaagcaaaaataaacaaatgggattgcatcCGACtcaaaagtttctgcacagcaaaggaaacaatcaacagaatgaagagacaacccgcaaaatgggagaaaatatttgcaaactattcatctgacaggggattcatatccagaatatatgaagaatgcAGATATTTCAGTAgcgaaaaacaacaacaacaacaaaacaatctgATCTGAAAACGGGCGAAttatctgaacagacatttctcaagagaagacacacaaatggcccacaaatagatgagaaaatgcccagtgtcactaatcatcagggaaatgtgaaCCAAAACCACACGCTGATATCTCATCCCAGCTAAAATGGCTTGcgtccaaaagacaggcaataagaGAAGCTGGGGAGGATGCTGAGAAAGGGTAACCTTggcacactgctggtgggaatgtaaattagtatggaTGCTATGGAGGACAGCGCAGAGGTTCCTCGAAAGACTGAAAATAGAAAgaccagcaatcccaccactgggtatGTATCTGCAGGAAAGGAAATCAATGTATCtaggagatatctgcactcccatgttggtggcagcactgttcacaatagccaggatCAGACGAAGGGCTAAAGAGAATGAGGTTCTTAGACCCgagggaatactattcagcctttaaaagaagGAGAGCCTATCGTTCGCGGCAACATGAATAGGACACTgtgttatgtgaaataagccgGGAGCAGACAGCATAAACCCCACGTGTGCTCACTCATATGTAGAAGccaaaaaaaattgatgaaatagaagtaaaaagtagaacagagagtactggaggctgggaagggtagggggAAGTGGGAgatagggagagatttgttaaaggatacaaaattacagctagataggatgAAAAAGTCCTAGTGTTCTACAGGACTGTAGGATGACTGACTGCAGTCAACGGTGGCTAACGGAGAGCTTCCAATAGTTAGAAGGAGGACACTGAATGTCCCTAACACAAAGGAATGATACACGCTTGAGATGACGGTGTGCTGATGACCCTGATCTAATCACTACGGTAAGTTATATGTATCAAACATCACTATGTGCCccagaaaaatgttcaaatatgATGCGTCAagtaaaagaaatgacaaaaccaGCCTTTCACGAACGTGATTACAGAGGAGAGtctgaaaaaaaccaaaaatggtGCATCTGCTCTTTCCCCGCCCCCTTTCATTGTACGGCTGCTGCAGTGTGTGGAGCCTGGCTGAGGTACAGATCCCCCCGCTCTAGGCTCCCTTCACCCGCTTGTGGCGCTCGGTTTTCCTTGATCCCGCGTGGAAACACAGATGTCATGCTCACCACCAGCCTTCACTGGTGCCCCTCCAGTCCTCTTGCTCTAGCAGACTCCTAAGAATGGAGTCATTGCAGTACATGCTCCAAGTTTTTGCACGTTGGTGAGAACTTGTTGCATTTACACTTTGAATGTGAGCTTGGTTGCGTACAATATCCTTTGCTCAGAGTTTTTTCTCATcatcttacattttcttctagcatAAGGCTTTCTGATGAACAGTTTGAGGATactctaattttctttctattatacctggattctttctgtctctctggctgAATatccaaagacttttttttttttctttaaatttcaatcATTGTGCTAGAACGTGTCTTGGCCTTGCTGGTTCTAGGCTGCTTTCCCCACGTACATGGTGTGCTCTTTCAAagcttttgtgttgttttgtttttacacattttattccctgctcttttcctttgctttggtTTTTATCTTGGGGGACTCCTATTATATGCACACTAGATTTATTTTGCCTGCCTTCTATATTTGCCACTTTCTCTCAAATCTTCATCTCTTCGTTCTTCTTTTAATGTAAACACTGGCCCtgctttgctttttctatttatcttaaaGCATTATATGTCGCGTGTATTGATTCTTGGGGGCCTTTTAAGGAAAGGTCGTAATGactgaacattaaaaaaatcttttatttataattcctTCCCAGGCCTTTTCAAATTTGCCATGCTTTCCCGGGCCGATCGCCTCATCTCTGAGTTGCTTTAATAATTCTGATTTACGTTTTGTTTCATATGTTGAATCATTTTCTCAAGGTCCTTAGCTTGCTTTAAAATAAAGGATttgcaggctgggcgtggtggctcacgcctgtaatcccagaactttgggaggctgaagcaggcagatcatgaggtcaagagatgaagaccatcctggccaacgtggtgaaaccctgtttcgactaaaaaatacaaaaattagctgggtgtggtggtgggcgcctgtaatcccagctactcaggaggctgaggcaggagaattgcttcgacccaggaggcagaggttgcagtgagctgagtctgcggcaccgcaccccagcctgggcgacagagtctcgctctgtctcaaaaaaaaatccgaaaaacaaacaaacaaaaccccacaaaacaagaaagaagaaagaaagaaagaaagaaaggaaggaaggaaggaaggaaggaaggaaggaaggaaggaaggaaggaaggaaggaaggaaggaaggaaggaaggaaggaaagaaggaaagaaagaaagagaaaacccaaaagattataatttCACCTGCACGTCCTTCTGGGATGTTTCTGTGGTCTGGAGGGATATTATACTGCTCCttattctcttctctgttttagcAACTTTGTATGGGATTTGCCTTTGAGCCACTTGCTAACTAGTTTTCCCTTGAAATTCGTCCCTCTGCAGTTGTGGCAGGTGGGAGAGGCTAGGTTTTCTGATTTCACGTATGAAGAGCACTCTCTTCTGGTGAGTGTGGGAACTGAGACCGTCTGTCCGTTTAGTTTGTATCAGACGTTCTCCACTTGTTCTCCTCCGCCACTGTGATttggactttctctttttttgcccCTACCGTGCCTGTCTTGCTTTACTTGTCTTCTAGTCCCACCGGTTTCTGCTCAGTGGGGGCCTTTGTCCTGGAAAGAAGTTTTGGGAATTAATTGGGTCTAGTCTGTCTCAGCGCCTTTAGACCTTCGGGGTGACGGCAAGCCCTCCCTTGTTTCTCCTCTGGGAGACTGTGGGCTCCTGGATAGTGGGGGGATTGGCCCCTACCTCTCTGTGTGCCCAGTGGCTGGCACAGGGGCGGACCCTACCCCGAGATGTCTGTGAAGACACTGGCCCACCAGCTCCACTCACCACGTACCTGTCTCCTGGAGCAAGGGCTCGTTCAAGCCTGGGGCCCCTCGTTGGTAACAAATGAGAGAATCAGacccccacctcccccaggtCTCCTTGatcccccgccccccccacccctgAGCGGGTTGGTCCGACAGTCCTGGAAGGCCTTTTGTCACTAGGCCTGCTGGGGGGGCCCAGGTCACCAGGGGGCCCACCTGCAGGCAGGGGAGGGTGGCACttgcctctccctgcctccctgcctctctctctcccctctctgccCCCAGGCCCTTCTGACCTCTGCAGCTTCACAGCCTGGCCCCCACCGCCCTCCGGCATTCCCCTCCCCTTCAGAAGACACTTGGGCCACTCTAGCCATTAGTGGGTCCTCTGTGCTGCAGCTAGGCCAGGGGACTTGCCTGCCTGCCGGGATTGACAGATGGCTACTCTCCCCTCAGCCCGGTCAGGAGGCGGAGGGTGGAAGAGAGAAGCACTCATCCTTCTCACACGCACACAGGGCCACGTGGCCAGGGTGCTTCCACGTTCTTGTGCCCGAGGCCTTCCGTCCCGGCACTGTAGCTTATCCCTGGGGCCGCTGGGTGCTACCCTCTTATTGAGGCTGCCTCTGCCTTGTGCCTGAGAGTGACTGCGGGCAGTTACTCTCCTGACATACAGGGGCCACAGAATGGAGCTCAGCCCCTCCTGTCAGCCCTGGAAGACCCTGGCGACCTTGTCGCCTGAGCACGCCCCTCCTCCCACTGCCACCTCATGGGACTGGGGGTCAGAGACTTGGCTGGAGAGCAGCAGACACAATCGGCGGAGGATGGGGGTCCAGGCTCTGCCAGGCATCAAGGTCAGGACCCTGAGGGGTGACTGACGGTCCCCCAACCCCACCACGGCCACCACGACCTAAGCCTTGGGGTCACCGCTGACatccctccccccccaccccgcaaCCCCCAATCCCTTCCATATAAACGTCTTCACACCCACCCCTACCCCAATCCAGGCAGCACCCGGTTCCGCTCCTACTGTCAACCCAGGGAAGCCCTGGTGCCCGGATGTGACGCCACTGACTTGTGCGCATTGGGGGTTACAGAGGAGCCTGAAGGGCGGCCTGAGATCAGCAGAGGAAAGCGGGCCCAGGCTCTGCAAGGAGGCAAGGCGAGACGCTGAGGGAGGACTCAGGACACCGCCATCCCAGATAGAGGGCCCCAGATGATCCAGCGCCACCCCTTCTGGCAGCCCTGGACCACCTAGGGGCAGACTTCTCAGGCTGGGCCACCCCCAGCCCCCTGCTGCTGAAGCCGCTGGGGACTCTGGAGTCAGAGCTTGTGTGACCAGGGAAGGGCTGCTTGGGAGAGGACAGCGTCCAGGCTCTGCCAGGCCCCATGCTCAGGATTCTCAGGGAGGGCTGAGGGCCCCCCAAGACCCCACTCCAACGCCCATTCTCTCGGCGACCCAACCCCCGCTTAACTGCCATTCCCACCCcatctcccaccccccaccccatccctcaACCCTCAACCCTGATCCCCATCCGCCCCGCCCTTCCACCCACACCATTCCCACCagaacccccacccccagccccacccaggcaGGATCCGGTTCCGCCCCTGCCATCCACCCAGGGAAGCCCCGGGTGCCCAGATGTGACGCCACTGACTTGCGCACTGGGGGACAGAGACATGTGAGGTTTCCATTCTTAGCGGCGGCCTGAGTTTGGAGGAGAGAGGCGGGCCCAGGCTCTGTGAGGAGGCAAGgtgagaggctgagggaagacTGAGGATCCCCCACCCCAGATAGACAGCCCGAAATATCCCAGCGCCGCCCTTGCTGCCAGCCCTGGAACACCTGTGGGAAGACGTCTCAGGCGGGCAGTGCCCAGCCCCCTGCTGCTTCAGCCTTGAGAAACACCAGGTTTTCCTCCCCAAGCTCTGGAGTCAGAGGTTGTTGTGACCAGGGCGGGACTGGTTAGGCGAGGGCAGGGCCCCAGCTCTGCCAGGCATCCAGGTCAGGACCCAGAGAGAGGGCTGTGGGCCCCCAGGGCTGCACTCCAATCCCACTCCCTCCATTCCCATTCCCATTCCCATTCCCCACCCAACCCCCATCTCCCCAACCACCCCTccacccccgccccacccccactccGTCACCTGACCACCACTCTCCATCTCCAGCCCCATCCCCAACCCTTCTGCCACCCCACCGTcttccccccatccccaccctcaTCTCTCTCATCCACCCCACTCCCATCCCCACTCCCATTCTGGCAGAATACGGTTTACCCCTGCTCTCAACCCACGGAAGCCCTGGGTGGCTGGAGGCGACACCCCTGACTTGCACCTCAGAGATCTGAGAGAAGCCAGGTTCATCTAACGGTTCTGAGGGGCGGCTGGAGGTCTGCTGAGGGGAGTGGCCTGAGGCCCTGGGAGGAGGCAAGGCGAGAAGCtgagggaggcctgaggagggcCCCCACCCCGGGTTGACGGTCCCCAAGTGATCCAGCACCACCCCTGCTGCCAGCCCTGGGCCACCCAGCCGGGGCACACGTCTCAGCTTAACCTGCAGGGCACTCTGGCCACCCCTGGCCCCACTACCACTTAACTGGCAGGGGACTCTGGAGTCAGAGCTTACGGGACCAGGTCAGGGCTGGTCAGGAGAGGGTAGGGCCCAGGCATCAAGCAAGGTCCAGGCATCTATCTGCCCAGCATCAAGGTCAGAACCTTGAGAGGGATCTGAGGGTCCCCCACCCTGACCTATATCCTCCTCTCCACCACTACCCCACTCACactcccatctccacccccacccccacccccaccccccaccccaaccaTATCTTGGCAGAATCCCTGCAGTCAACCCACGGAAGCCCCAGGAATGGCGGTCAGGCACTCGGATCTTGACGTCCACATCCGGGGCTGATGGAGGGAAGGGGCTTGGGGAAGGAAGGGGCTTGAACAGGGCCTCAGAGGAGCAGAGGGAGGGCCCTGCTGGGAGATGAGGGAGGCCTCAGGGGACCCAGCACCCCAGGACGGGAGACCCACCGCACCCCCGTCTGGGACGGAGGCTGCTTCTTTTGGCCTCAAGAATCACAGTGATGGGGACTCAGATCACCATAAGGGTGGGACCCAGCCCTGCCAGGATcacgaggaggaagaggagggaggactcAGGTGACCCTGGAATCCAGATCAGTGGGGACCTCCACCCTGGgagacaaaggtctaatatccagaacaataacctctggatattagacctttccACTGCAGCAGCTAACAGTCAGCCTTCTGCTTGCCagctcatttttgtcttttaataaaaatcaagCAATAGTCCAGTCAGCTGTCCCTAGATCCAGACCCTGGGATACTGCAATGTATAATATTGTCACAGGTCCCCGTTGGTCAAATGAGCCTGACCCCACCCATTGCCATCCTGATTGTGCTGCCCCGTACTGCAATGGCACCCACCTTAGCCTAGCCCTGATACTTTTGTGTCCCCGTCTGGAGCCTGCCATTTGAGAATCCTCTCACTGACTGACTGCCAGATACATGGTGGCATCGCTTGCGTCCAACCTCTGTTTTGAGAGGAGAGTCAAAGCAGAGCTTCTCCAAGATGCCGGGGCCACCCCACGAACAAATTCGTCATTTTAGTAGTGTCTTCTCAGCCCTCGAAGGGAACAACGTTCACAGGTGGGGCCTCCGGTGTCACATAATGAATCATAGCTAATACTGCTCTCCCCCCAGCCGCCTCACCAATTGGTCAATATTCTGCCAAGGCAGTTCCCGTAACTCCGTGTCATTTACTGTAGGCTGTTGTTCTCCAAACGTGAAGCTGCCAGCCCAACAGGATCTGAGGCCAGCCCCAGGACAGGGAACCCCACGTTATAGCTCTGTGCTCCCATGTAAATACACTCTCCCCTCTGCTGAACTGTGTTCTGTCTGCTGTCTTGCTGGATCCACATGCCCAAAATCCATTCCCACCTATGCCATCCCAGGTCATGCCAGGGCGCACTGGCCAGCTTCTGCAGGTTATCTGAATATGAGGTACTTCCCACCCAAACAGAAGCCGTATTTGTCTCCCGTGCTGCGATCTTTCCTATTCATGCTTTACGCTTGTCATAGCAGTGAAAGTTAGCGGGATGGATGTTAGGTAAGACAAgcctatatatataatttttttcttcttcttccttttttttccttagagactgggtctcctctgtggcccaggctggagtgcaagggtgtcgtcatagttcactgcagcctcaacctcctgggctcaagcagtcctcccacctcagcctcccgagtagctgggactataggcacgcaccaccaagcccaggtaggttttaaatgtttattattgtagagacagagactcgctatgttgcccagattggcccccacctcctgggctcaagtgatgctcctgcttcggcctctcggtgtgctggaattacgggcttGAAGGCAACATCTTTTACGGTAGCTCGCCTAGACGAGGTCTTTGCGGAGTCTCCAGGAACAAGGGGATTGCTCCCCAGTTAGCGAGGGTTAGGCGGTTGCTAAAGCCAGGGCGGCTTTTTGTGTGAAAGAACATAGGACCTAAATGAAAGTAGCAAGTCCAGTCAAAGGAAATGTTATGAAAACCAATGGTCTTGTCCTTCAAACCTACTGGGACAACTACGCTTCCAAAGATGTTGAGGGAAATGCCAGCGTTTGCAATTGTTTCACAAAAGAGCTCTTCACGAGTTTGCGAGGAAGCCATGGTGATGAATGTGCCACCACCAAACGCTAGGGGTGGGCCCCAAATGAGTTCTGCATGTTCCCAAAGTCTCGAATATCCAGAACTTACTTAACGCTCGTCGGGGAAGGGATGGTTCATTTTACACACAGGGACTTTCTGATAGATTCTGGAAAGGAGGTGGCTCCCTGCTAAGGTCTGGGTGCAGGAGGGGAGCTAATTAGCTTCACGGGTTGTTGCTggtttccttctcctcttctttaaGACATTTCTGTCAAACAGCTCTTTCTCACGGTAATGCACAGGTGGCCCTCGAAGGTACTTCTCCTCTGCTGCCTTGTAATCCAGCCCATCAGTTGCGGCGATGGCACAAATGATGGCCTCCGGCAGAAGAACTTCCAGAACAAAATTGACTTTGTCGTCCCTTATCCGAGTCAGCATGGTCTTGTCCATTTGCTTGTTGTAGATTTCTTGTAAATGCTTGGTCACGACTTCCAACTGGTCGTCATCTTCCAGGTATGTTTCAAAGCAGAGCAAGTCCCTGTGTGGGGTCAGAAACATGGTCAGCCACCTGGACTGCTTCCTGCCTTGCAAGATGTCCAGGAGGTGGGGGTCGGCCCCCTTTTCCCTCACGATGAAGTCCACCAGCTTCCGGTTGTCTCGGTCCCGAGCGGCCCTCATCCGGTCCGGGAGGATTTTCTTGCAAGGCCTCTTCCCGCCCAGGGAGGTCTCCTCCTCCCAGTCTTCCAGGTCGGCATAATTGACCTTTGGGAAGTCGATCTGCAGGTCTCCCTCTTGTACGGCTCTCCTGACGGGGTAGCTGACATCTGCAGCGTAATAGTCCAGGAAGGAGCCCCGGAAAGAACCCCGGACCAGCCCTTCTCTGTAGTGGGAAATCAGTGAGAAGCACCAGTCCACGCTTTGCTTGTATGCCTTCTGGGCCCTCTTCAGCAGTTTCTCTTGCTCCTTACAATCCAGGTGCTTCAGCCTTTGAAGAGGAACTTGAATGCCACGATTTCCATGGTGCAGGTTGTCGTCCAGCAAGAGCACCCTCGCGGTCTTGTCTGTGTTGCTGACACTCTTGACCACTGCTGGCCAAAATGGATGGTCTTGAAATTTGAACCAGACCAGTGTTCCCCTTTCAATGGGACGTGGCTCCCGTCGAAGAGCAAGGCCGGCGGGCCGCCCATCCTGTTTTCTGCCCGCCCTCTGAATGGCGGTCACGGGATTGGCAGCCTTAGCGTCACCAGGGGGCTGAGGTCTTCGAGGTCTCCTCTGAAAATCTGGACCCGGAAGCTTCCTTTTTCTCTCGGCAATCCGCGGTGAAGAAGGCAGCCTGTGCTGAGGGGACCCAGAGGATGGGGCCAGACCTGCCCAGCCTGGCTTCCAGGCACCCTCTCCAGGGTCCTGAATGTCCCCTGAGAAGGGAGAGCATTCAGGGGAAGCAGCCAGGGTCTTCTTCTTCGGGCGGCTGTCCAGTGTGTCTTCCTTCAGAGCGGGGGGCACAGGGCTGGTGAGGCCTGGGGGCCGAGATGCACCCTTCCCCTTTACTGTGGGAGGCAGCGACGTAAGAGTTGAGGCCTTggctcttttcttgccttttatcTCACAACCACGCCACGAATGTGTCAGGGAATCCTGGCCGGCACGGCAGCTTTGCAACGCCTGTGCTTGCATTCCACCTGGAGTAGGAGCAATGGCCATGCGTGTCTGTGACCTTTCACCACGCAGGGCGCCTGGAGTAGGAGCAATGTCCTTGTGTGCCTGAGAGCCCTCCCCGTGCAGGGTGCCTGCAGTGCACCGTGTAGGACCAATGGCCATGCCTTCTCCTGAGCTGTCACAGTGCAGGGCACCTGGAGTAGGAGCAAAGGCTCTGTGCGCTGGTGACCTGTCACTATGCTGGGTGCCTGCAGTAGGAGAAATGGCCATATGCATTTCTGACCTGTCACCCTGCGGGGTGCCTGGAGTAGGAGCAATGGCCTTTCGTTTCCGTGACCTGTCACCTCGCAGGGCCCCTGGAGTAGGGACAATGGCCGTGCGTGCTGTTGAGCTGTCACTGTCCATAGCACCTGGAGTAGGATCAATGGCCATGTGCGCTGGTGAGCTGTCACTGCACAGGACTCCTGGAATAGGAGCAATGGCCATATGTGTCTGTGGCCTGTCACTGTGCAGGGCACCTGGAGTAGGAGCAAAGGCCTTGCGTTTCTGTGACCTGTCACCGCGCAGGGTCCCTGATATAGGGCCTATGGCCATGCACGATGGTGAGCTGTGGCCACGCATATCGCCTGGAGTGGGAGCAATGGCCGTGTGCGCTGGTGAGCCATCACCGCCCAGGGTGCCCGGAGTAGGAGCAATGGCCCTGCCAGCTGGTGAGCTGTCACCACACAGGGTGCCAGGAGTAGGAGCAATGGCCTTGCGTTTCCGTGACCTGTCACCTCGCAGGGCATGTGGAGTAGGGGCCATGGCTGTGCGCGCTGGTGAGCCATCACCTCCCAGGGCACCTGGAATAGGAGCAATGGCCTTGCATGCTGTTGACCTGTCAACGCGCTGGGCGCCTGGAGTAGGAGCAATGGCCGTATGTATCTGTGACCTGTCAGTACGTGGGGCGCCTGGAGTGGGAGCAATGGCCTTGTGTTTCCGTGACCTGTCTCCGTGCAGGGCCCCCGGAGTAGGGGCAATGGCCATGCACATTGTTGAGCTGTCACTGCGAATAGCACCTGGAGTAGGAGCAATGGCCGTGTGCACCTGAGAGCCATCACCCTGCAGGGCTCCTGGAGTAGAAGCAATGGCCATGTGCGCTAGTGACCTGTCACCGCCCAGGGGGCCTGGAGTAGGAGTAGTGTTCGTGTGCGCTGGTGACCTGTCACTGCCCAGGGTGCCTGGAGTGGGAGCAATGTCCCTGCGTGCTGGAGACCTGTCAACGCGCAGGGTGCCCGGAGTAAGAGCAATGGACTTGCGTTTCCGCGACCTGTCAGTCCTGTCACCGCGTAAGGTGCCAGGAGTAGGAGCAACGGCCTTGGGTTTCTGTGACCTGTCAGACCTGTCACCTCGCAGGGTCCCTCGAGTTGGGTCAATGGCCATGTGCACCATTGCGCTGTCACTGCGCATAGTTCCTGGAGTAGGAGCAACGGCCGTGTGTGCCTGAGAGCCGTCACTGTGCGGGGCTCCTGGAGTAGAAGCAATGGCCGTGTGTGCTGGTGAGCTGTCACCATGCAGGGCGCCTGGAGCACGAGCAATGTTCATGTGCGCTGGTGAGCTGTCACTGCCCAGGGCGCCTGGGGTAGGAGCAATGGCCCTGCAGGCTGGAGACCCGTCAACGCGCAGGGTGCCAGGAGTAAGAGCAATGGCCTTGCGTTTCCGTGACCTGTCAGTGTTGTCACTGTGCAGGGCGCC from Callithrix jacchus isolate 240 chromosome X, calJac240_pri, whole genome shotgun sequence carries:
- the LOC118150532 gene encoding uncharacterized protein LOC118150532 isoform X1 → MDSEYVLCSWKGRLWPAKVLCTRATSPKTMRQVAPSLEVQILAVDEKIKVSSTDVRTPTKSEMEDIAASAAAQRMVGAPPGEKLGYRGTLQVALEMLNERTNLRGGRKPHEQESTTPSQPSQKVPEKPASSLPREDDWRRTLDFRKSLEKRENPRSPTVPSESALHSDSSPGCTAITPSPGVLHGDRSPPHTAIAPSPGTLHGDRSPARTPTALTPGALCGDSSGELTATAPTPGALCGDSSGELTATAPTPGALCGDSSGELTATAPTPGALCGDSSGELTATAPTPGALHGDGSQAHTAIAPTPGTKCSDSSTTCTATTPSPGALHGDRSPTHVAIASNPGALHSDGSQARTAIAPTLGAPGSDSSTAGTAISPPPGALRGGMSDRSEKRKDVAPPPGTLRVDKSPARRAIAPTPGALGGDSSPAPTGIAPTPGALGGDRSLVHMAVASTQGALQGGSSQTHTNIAPTPGARHSDSSTPRMAVAPSPGALRGDRSRKHKAITPTPGTPRVDSSAARKAIAPTLGALGSDGSPARMAIASTPGTLRGDRTDRSRKHKAIALTPGTLGSDSSPAPTGIAPSPGALHDDRSPGHVAIASTPGALQSDGFQVCTTIAPTPGAMHGDSSTACTATAPTPDALPSDRSDRSGKRKATAPTPGPLRTDSSPVPTGIAPSPGTLHGDRSPAHKAIASTPGALHSDNTDRSRKRKAIALTPGTLRVDGSPACRAIAPTPGALGSDSSPAHMNIARAPGALHGDSSPAHTAIASTPGAPHSDGSQAHTAVAPTPGTMRSDSAMVHMAIDPTRGTLRGDRSDRSQKPKAVAPTPGTLRGDRTDRSRKRKSIALTPGTLRVDRSPARRDIAPTPGTLGSDRSPAHTNTTPTPGPLGGDRSLAHMAIASTPGALQGDGSQVHTAIAPTPGAIRSDSSTMCMAIAPTPGALHGDRSRKHKAIAPTPGAPRTDRSQIHTAIAPTPGAQRVDRSTACKAIAPIPGALGGDGSPARTAMAPTPHALRGDRSRKRKAIAPTPGTLCGDSSPAGRAIAPTPGTLGGDGSPAHTAIAPTPGDMRGHSSPSCMAIGPISGTLRGDRSQKRKAFAPTPGALHSDRPQTHMAIAPIPGVLCSDSSPAHMAIDPTPGAMDSDSSTARTAIVPTPGALRGDRSRKRKAIAPTPGTPQGDRSEMHMAISPTAGTQHSDRSPAHRAFAPTPGALHCDSSGEGMAIGPTRCTAGTLHGEGSQAHKDIAPTPGALRGERSQTRMAIAPTPGGMQAQALQSCRAGQDSLTHSWRGCEIKGKKRAKASTLTSLPPTVKGKGASRPPGLTSPVPPALKEDTLDSRPKKKTLAASPECSPFSGDIQDPGEGAWKPGWAGLAPSSGSPQHRLPSSPRIAERKRKLPGPDFQRRPRRPQPPGDAKAANPVTAIQRAGRKQDGRPAGLALRREPRPIERGTLVWFKFQDHPFWPAVVKSVSNTDKTARVLLLDDNLHHGNRGIQVPLQRLKHLDCKEQEKLLKRAQKAYKQSVDWCFSLISHYREGLVRGSFRGSFLDYYAADVSYPVRRAVQEGDLQIDFPKVNYADLEDWEEETSLGGKRPCKKILPDRMRAARDRDNRKLVDFIVREKGADPHLLDILQGRKQSRWLTMFLTPHRDLLCFETYLEDDDQLEVVTKHLQEIYNKQMDKTMLTRIRDDKVNFVLEVLLPEAIICAIAATDGLDYKAAEEKYLRGPPVHYREKELFDRNVLKKRRRKPATTREAN